The Mesorhizobium sp. INR15 region CCCTGCAAGCCGAGCCGCTGCGTTTCATAGGCCAGTTGCTCGATATGGCGCGACAACGGGTCATCGGTCTCGTCGCAATGCAGGTCGACCATCAGGCCGCGCCTGGCGGCGATCTCGCAAAGCTCGGTGACCGAGCGCGTGCCGTCGGCCATGGTGCGCTCGAAATGCGGGATGCCGCCGACGATGTCGACACCCATGTCGAGCGCACGGATGGTGTTGTCGCGTGCTGTCGGCGAGCGATAGAACCCGTCCTGCGGAAAGGCGACAAGCTGCAAGTCGATATAAGGGGCGATCGTCTTCTTGACGTCGAGCAAGGCTTCCACCGCCAGCAGCCTGTCATCGCAGACATCGACATGGGTACGGATGGCAAGCAGGCCCATCGACACCGCCCAATCGCAATAGGCAAGCGCGCGGTCACGCACCGCTTCATGCGTCAGAAGCGGTTTCAGTTCGCCCCATAGCGAAATGCCTTCCAGGAGGGTACCCGAAGCATTGATGCGCGGGATGCCATAGGACAGCGTCGCGTCCATATGGAAATGTGGGTCAATGAAAGGCGGCGAGACCAGATTGCCGTGCGCGTCGATCACCGTGCCAGCGCTGGCTTCGAGAACAGGCTCTATCGCCGCGATTGTCTCACCGATGATGCCGATGTCGGCGATGGTGCCGTCGGGCAAGGTGCCGCCGCGTACAACAAGGTCGAAACTCATCTGTCGTCATCCCGTTCGAAGAATCATCTATTCCCTCATCGTGGCGCAAAAGACAGCCTGCCGCAGCGGTTTCTTTCCGTTATCGGCAAACGGTTCCATCTCGTTGCAACTCACTCTATAAGCCGCCTTTCGTTGTCCCGTTTTTTCAAGGATCAGCCGTTTGTTTCGTTTTTTCCGCTCGACGGAGAACCAGCGCCTTGTCATGAGGCTGCTTCAGGAATCCTTCCGCAAGCATAGGTTCGGCTACGGTATCGCCATCCTGTCGATGCTGGTGGTGGCCGGAATGACGGCGGCCAGCGCCCTGGTCATGCGCGACATTACCAATGAGTTCGTGATCTCGAAACGGATCACGCAGATCAACCTGATCGCCGCCGCAGTCGCCGCCATCTTCACCATCAAAGGCCTTGCGACCTTCGTCCAGAGCTATTTCATGAGCCGGGTCGGCAACGCCATCATCGCCGAGCGCCAGCGCAAGATCTATGATCACATCCTGGCGCAAGGCATCGAGTTCTACCACTCGACGTCATCGTCGGACCTGATCAACCGCATGACCAACAATGCGCAGGCCGCGCGCAATGTTCTCGATCTGGTGGTCACATCCTATGTGCGCGATCTGGTTACCCTGATCGGATTGCTGCTCGTCATGTTCGTCCAGCAACCGGTGCTGTCGCTGGTGTCGTTCATTGTCGGACCGATCGCCATCTACAGCGTCAACCGCATCCTGAAACGTGTCCGCAAGATTTCCGAAATGGAATTCCGCTCGATCGGCCAGATCGTGCAGGTCATGCAGGAAACGGCGATCGGCGTGCGGGTGGTCAAATCGTTCAATCTGGAAGCCTCCATGCGCAAGCGCATGGACAAGGCGGTTACCGATGTCGAGAACCGTGCCAACAGCATTGCGACACTGGAGGCCGGTACAAGCCCGATCATGGAAACGCTGGCCGGCTTTGCCATTGCCGGCGTCATCCTGGTCAGCGGTTTCCTTGTTGTCGAAGGTGGCCAGACCCCCGGCCGGATCATGGCCTTCATCACCGCGTTGCTGCTTGCTTACGAACCGGCAAAGCGCCTCGCGCGTGTCCGTATCGCGCTGGAAACCGGCATTGTTGGCGTACGGATGATGTTCCAATTGGCCGACCGGCCGCTGACGCTGGCCGAAAAGCCGGACGCCGAGCCACTCAAGGCCGGACCGGGCGAGATCCGTTTTGACCATGTCAACTTCGCCTACCAGGACGGACCCCCGGTCCTGGATCAGTTCGATCTGACCATCGAGCCGGGCAAGATGACAGCGCTGGTTGGCCCTTCGGGCAGTGGCAAGTCGACGATGCTGAACCTGATCATGCGCATGTACGACCCGCAAGGCGGCAAGGTTCTGTTCGACGGCCAGGACATTTCGCAGGTGACGCTGGCTTCGCTGCGGGCAAAGATCGCCTATGTCAGCCAGGATACGTTCCTGTTCGCCGGCACGGTGATGCACAACATCCGCCTCGGGCGCGAGGATGCGACGGACGCTGAAGTGATCGCTGCCGCCAAGGCCGCAAACGCGCATGCCTTCATCAGCAGCATGCCGAAGGGCTATGAGACGGATGTCGGCGAGAACGGCGGCCTGTTGTCAGGCGGCCAGCGCCAGCGCATCTCGATCGCGCGCGCCATGCTGCGCAATGCCGAAATCCTGCTGCTGGATGAAGCAACCAGCGCGCTCGATGCCGAATCGGAAGCGCTGTTCCGCGAAGCCCTGCAGCAGTTGACGGTCGGGCGCACCACCATCGTCATCGCGCACCGCCTGTCGACCGTTCACCAGGCCGACACGATCGTGGTGCTGGAAGCCGGCAAGGTGGTGGAGAGCGGCGCGCACCGAACCCTGCTCAATCAGGGCGGGCTGTATCAGAAGCTTTATGAATATCAGCTGATGCCGTGAGTGCCTCCCTTCTCCCCCTGTGGGAGAAGGGAAGTAAGATCCTATTCCGGCACGTACCTTACCGCGCCCTTGGCGGCGCTGGTTGCCATCGAGGCATAGGCGCGCAGTGCCGTCGTCACCTTGCGCTTGCGCTTTTCCTCGGGCTTCCAGGCGGCCGCTCCCCTGGCCTCCATCGCCACGCGGCGAGCAGCCAGTTCAGCGTCACCGACGGCGAGGTTGATGGTGCGGTTGGGGATATCGATCTCGATCGTGTCGCCTTCCTGCACCAGTCCGATCAGCCCGCCTTCCGCCGCTTCCGGCGAGGCATGGCCGATCGACAGGCCCGAGGTGCCGCCGGAGAAGCGGCCGTCGGTGACCAAAGCGCAGGCTTTGCCGAGGCCTTTCGACTTCAGATAGCTGGTGGGGTAGAGCATTTCCTGCATGCCGGGGCCGCCGCGCGGTCCCTCGTAGCGGATGACGACGACGTCGCCGGCCTTGATCTCGTTGGAGAGGATCGCCTTGACGCTGGCGTCCTGGCTTTCGAAGACCCGCGCCGGCCCGGTGAACTTCAGGATCGATTCATCGACGCCGGCGGTCTTCACGATACAGCCGTCGAGCGCCAGATTGCCTTTCAGCACGGCAAGCCCGCCATCCTTGGAGAAGGGATGCTTGGCCGAGCGGATGACGCCGGTCTCGCGGTCGAGATCGAGTTCGTCCCAGCGGCGGTCCTGGCTGAAGGCCACCTGTGTCGGCACGCCACCGGGGGCAGCCAGGAAGAAATCGCGGACACTCTGGCTGGTGGTGCGGGAAATGTCCCAATGATCGAGCGCTTCGCCCAGCGTCGCGGTATGAACCGTTGGCAGGTCGCGGTTGAGCAGCCCGGCATTGTCGAGCTGGCCAAGGATCGCCATGATGCCGCCGGCACGATGGACGTCCTCCATATGCACGTCCGACTTGGCGGGCGCGACCTTGCACAGAACAGGGACGCGCCGCGACAGCATGTCGATGTCGTCCTGGTCAAAGTCGATCTCGCCCTCATGCGCGGCAGCCAGGATATGCAGCACGGTGTTTGTCGAGCCGCCCATGGCGATGTCGAGCGTCATGGCGTTCTCGAACGCACCCTTGGAAGCGATGTTGCGCGGCAGCGCGGTCTCGTCATCCTGCTCGTAGTAGCGCTGGGCGAGATCGACGATCAGGTGACCTGCCTCAACGAACAGCCGCTTGCGGTCGGCATGAGTGGCCAGCGTCGAGCCGTTGCCGGGCAGAGACAGGCCGAGCGCTTCGGTCAGGCAGTTCATCGAATTGGCGGTGAACATGCCCGAGCAGGAGCCACAGGTTGGGCAAGCCGAACGCTCGATGATCTTGACGTCCTCGTCGGAAATCTTGTCATCGGCGGCGGCGACCATGGCATCGACCAGGTCGAGCGCCTGGGTCTTGCCACCCAGCACCACCTTGCCGGCTTCCATCGGCCCGCCGGAAACGAACACGGTCGGGATGTTGAGGCGCAGCGAGGCCATCAGCATGCCGGGGGTGATCTTGTCGCAATTGGAGATGCAGACCATGGCGTCGGCGCAATGCGCGTTGACCATGTATTCGACGGAATCGGCGATCAGTTCGCGCGACGGCAGTGAATAGAGCATGCCGTCGTGGCCCATGGCGATGCCGTCATCGACAGCGATGGTGTTGAACTCCTTGGCGACGCCGCCGGCCTTCTCAATCTCGCGCGCGACCAGCTGGCCAAGGTCCTTCAGGTGGACGTGACCCGGCACGAACTGGGTGAAGGAATTGACCACCGCGATAATCGGCTTGCCGAAGTCGCTGTCCTTCATGCCGGTGGCGCGCCACAGGCCGCGGGCGCCGGCCATGTTGCGGCCATGGGTGGTGGTGCGGGAGCGATAGGCAGGCATGAATTTTCCTTAGCTGGCTGGCTGCACTCAAGGGAGCGTGGCGGCGCTGAATTCGAACCGCAGGCGTTATAGACGCCACGGCGTGGTCTGGCCACAATTTTACACTGCGCCAGGGAATCCGCGACGCCGGTTGACGAGAGTGGTCATCCAATATATAGCCAAATGGGTATATACCTTATTGGCTATGGAACTCCGATGAACCAACTGGACGCTACTTTCGCAGCACTTGCCGATCCGACGCGGCGCGCCATTCTAGCCCGTCTCATCCAGGGGGATGCCTCGGTGATGGAACTGGCGGAGCCTTTCGCGATGAGCCAGCCCTCGATCTCCAAGCATCTCAAGGTGCTGGAAAATGCCGGATTGATTTCGCGCGGCCGCGATGCGCAGCGCCGGCCGTGCCGGCTGGAAGCGAAGCCGCTGGCCGAAGCCAATGACTGGCTGGAGCGCTACCGCAAGATCTGGGAAGGCAATTTTACCCGCCTCGACGCCTTGCTGGGCGCCTTGAAGGCCGAGAAAAATCCCGGCGCCAGCGAGCAATAGCCCAAAAAGATCCGGCCCATGTCGGATCGCCAAATGGCCGAACGTCCTTGGACAAACATCAGGAGGATCATCTTGAGCACCACCAGCTTGCCCGGCTCGACCGTCGCCACATTGACCGTGACCACACCCAGCGACCGTGAGGTCCAGATCACCCGCGTGTTCGATGCGCCTCGCCCCATGGTGTTCGACTGCTGGACGATCCCGGAATTGCTGAAAGGCTGGCTGCATGGCCCGGACGGCTGGCGGCTGGCCGTCTGTGAAATCGACCTCAGGGTGGGCGGCGCCACGCGCTACGTGTGGCAGCACCGCGATGGCCAGGTCATGGGCATGAGCGGCGCCTACCGCGAGATCGTGCGTCCGAGCCGGCTCGTGGCCACCGAACTGTTCGACGAGGACTGGACCGGCGGCGAGACGGTGGGAACCGTGGTCTTCACCGAACAGACCGGAAAGACCTTGCTGACACAGACCGTGCTCTACGCCTCGCGGGCTGCCCGCGATGGTGCGCTTGGCACCGGCATGACGGGCGGCATGGCCGAGAGCTACGCCCAGCTCGATGCCCATCTTGCTTCCCTGCGGGCCGCCGCAAAAGGCGCGGCCTGACCTTCTTAACCCCAGAGAAAATAAGGACATGACGATGCAAAAGATCACCACCTTCCTGTGGTTCGACGGCGAGGCCGAAGAGGCCATGAACCACTATGTCTCCATCTTCAAGAACTCGAAGGTGCTGAGCGTCGCCCGCTGGCCGCAAGGCCACCCTCAAGAAGGCAAAGTGCTTGTGGCCTCGTTCGAGCTCGACGGCGTGCGGTTCCAGGCGCTCAACGGCGGCCCGCAATACAAGTTCACCGAGGCCATGTCGCTCTCGATCGACTGCAAGACGCAGGCCGAGGTGGATCATTTCTGGAACAAACTGACCGAAGGCGGCGGCGAGCCGGGACCTTGTGGATGGCTGAAGGACAAGTTCGGCGTTTCCTGGCAGGTCGTGCCGGAACAGTTGCCACGACTGCTTCAGGACCCAGACCGAGCCAAGGCCGGACGGGTGATGAACGCGATGATGCAGATGAAAAAGATCGAGATCGCTAATTTGGAAGAGGCCGCGACGGGGTAATTCTAGGCGCCATTCCTTCTCCCCTTGTGGGAGAAGGTGGCCGAGCGAAGCTCGGTCGGATGAGGGGTGCTCCAAAAAGCACCAAAATCTCATTCCTTCCAGCACCCCTCAACCGTCTCGGCGCTCGCGCCGATCCACCTGCTCCCACAGGGGGAGAAGGAAAGACGCTCAGGCCGCCTGGTCGCGAACTTGATAGTCCTTGATGGTAGCAAACTTGATCGCCTTCCAGCGCTCCGCTTCGTAGTTGAGCGAAAAGGCATGCTGGGCGAGGAACACCGGGTCGTTGTCGAGATCGCGGGCGATGTCGCCGCGATGCGCTTCGATGAAGCGGTGGACTTCCAGCTTGTCGTCGGCCGAAATCCAGCGGCAGATAGAAAAGCGCGACATCTCGAATTCGACCGGCAGCGTATATTCGAAATTCAGCCGTTCCTTCAGCACATCGAGTTGCAGCGCGCCAACGACACCGACGATGGCTGGTGAGCCATCCTCCGGCGAGAACAGCTGCACGACGCCTTCCTCGGCCATCTGGTGCAGTGCCTCCTTCAGCTTCTTGGCCTTCATGGCATCGCCAAGGCGGACGCGGCGCAGGATTTCCGGTGCGAAATTCGGCACGCCGCGAAACAGGATTTCCTCGCCTTCGGTCAGCGTGTCGCCGATGCGCAGCGTGCCGTGGTTGGGGATGCCGACGACGTCGCCGGCGAAAGCTTCATCGGCGGTCACGCGGGTGCGGGCAAAGAAGAATTGCGGCGCCGACAGGCTCATTGGCTTGCCGGTGCGCACAAGCTTCGCCTTCATGCCGCGCTCGAGCTTGCCGGAGCAGACGCGGACAAAGGCAATGCGGTCGCGGTGGTTGGGGTCCATGTTGGCCTGGATCTTGAAGACGAAGGAGGTCATCTTGTCCTCGGTCGCCTCGACCTTGCGGGTGTCGGCCTCCTGCGCGCGCGGCGGCGGGCCGAAGGCGCCAAGCGCCTCGATCAGGTCGCGAACGCCATAGTTACGCAGCGCCGAACCGAAATAGACGGGCGTCAGATGGCCTTCCCGGAAGGCTTCCAAATCAAGGGGTCTGCACGCTTCTCGCGCGAGCTCCAGCTCCTCGATGAAGGCTTCGCGCTCGTTCTCCGGCAACAGGCCGGCGACGCGGTTGGAATCGGGACCGTTGACCGGCGTGCGCTCCTTTTCGCCGTCGCCCTTGCGCACCGCGTTCTGCGAGAGATGATAGGTGCCGGAAAAGGTCTTGCCACGGCCGATCGGCCAGGTGATGGGCGCGGTGTCGAGCGCCAGCTTTTGCTCGATCTCATCCAATATCTCGAACGGATCGCGGCTTTCGCGGTCCATCTTGTTGATGAAGGTGATGATCGGGATGTCGCGCAGGCGGCAAACCTCGAACAGTTTCAGCGTGCGCGGCTCGATGCCCTTGGCGGCGTCGATGACCATCACCGCCGAGTCGACGGCCGACAGCGTGCGGTAGGTATCGTCGGCGAAATCCTCGTGGCCGGGCGTGTCGAGCAGGTTGAAGACGTTGCCTTCATATTCGAAAGTCATCACCGAGGTGACGACCGAGATGCCGCGCTCGCGCTCGATCTTCATCCAGTCGGACCGGGTCTGGATGCGGTCCTTCTTGGCCTTGACCTCACCGGCAAGCTGGATGGCGCCGCCGAACAGCAGCAGCTTTTCGGTGAGCGTGGTCTTGCCGGCGTCAGGGTGCGCGATGATCGCGAAGGTGCGGCGGCGCGCCACTTCCTGTTCGATGTCTTCAGCCAATTTGCGAAATCCTATCTGTGGCGCGGGCTTCTAGCAGCGCGTTTTCGGTCTGTCGAACGGTTTTGGGGTGATTGGCCTTGCCCGAACTTGTCACAGGTCCGCTGTGGTGGCACCAGTGAACACCATTCGGCAGAGGTTAGCATGAGCACACCCAAGCAAGTCATCGTCATCGGCGCCGGCATCATCGGTGCCTCGATTGCCTGGCACCTGGTCAAGGCCGGCGCACGGGTGACCGTCATCACGGACAGCGAGACCGGCGGCATCGCCACGCCGAACTCGTTTGCCTGGATCAATGCGAGCTTTGGCAATCCCGAGCCGTATTTCCGATTGCGAAAGCGTGCCATGGCCGAATGGAACCGCCTGGCAAAGGACCTGCCAGGCATTCCCCTGACCTGGTGCGGCAGCCTGTGCTGGGACATGCCGGCGGCGGAATTGGAAGCCTATGCCGCTGAGCATTCCTCATGGGGTTATGGCATCAGCCGTGTCGACCGCGAGCAGGCGGCGCGCATCGAACCCAATCTCGTCGGGCTTCCCGGCTTCGCATTGCATGTCGCAGAAGAAGGCGTTGCCGAGCCCGTGTCGGCGACGCGCGCGCTGCTGGCGGATGCCGAGCGCCATGGTGCGCGTATCACCGCCGCAACAGTCACCGCGCTGGTCGAGACCGATGGCAGGATCAGCGGCGTCGACACCTCGCATGGGTTGCTGTCCGCCGATGAGGTGGTTATCGCGGCCGGCGTCGGCTCACCCGACATTGCCGCCACAGCCGGGATCAAGCTGCCGATCGAGACGCCGCCCGGCCTGATCGTCCACTCGCGCCCCTACAAGAAACTGCTCAACGGACTGGTGCTGGCCGAGCGGCTCCACATGCGCCAGACCGCCGAAGGCCGGATCATTGCCGGTGCGGATTTCGGCGGCGCCGATCCCGGTGACGACGCCGATGCAACAGCCGGCGCACTGTTCGCGGCGATGAAAGCCATGCTGCGCGATGCCGACGGACTGGAGCTGGATTTCCACACGGTCGGCTACCGGCCAACGCCGATCGACGGTTTTCCGATCATCGGCCGCGCCGAGGGTGCCGACGGCCTTTACGTCGCGGTCATGCATTCGGGCATCACGCTGGCACCGGCTGTCGGCTTGTTCGCCGCCAGGGAAATTCTCGATGGCGAACGCGATCCGCTGCTCAAGCCCTATGGGCTGGCGCGTTTCGCTCAATAGCCGGGAGGCCTGGCAAAGCCGCCGGTCAGAGGCGCCATTGCCTGGGCGATAGCGAGAAGCCGGGATTCCGACCAGCGCTTGCCGACAAGCTGCAAGCCGATCGGCAGGCCTTCGCGGTCCTGCCCGCATGGCATCGAAAGCGCGGGATTGCCGCTGTAGTTGAACACCGCGCCGTAGGCCGGCAGCATCCGGTAGCTCTCATCCTTGCCGTCGACCCTGATCGGCGTTCCCGGCTCGCAATGCGGAAAGGCAGTGGTCATGGCAACCGGACACAGCAGGGCGTCATAGGCGTCGAGAAACCGGTCCCACGCAAGAATGGACGTGTCGCGGCGAGCCAGCGCCTCGAACCAACGGGAAACGGAGGTCGGCTGCCTGGGCGCCTCGGGCTGCGCTGCCTCCATCATCATGCCGATCAGCACACCGCCCTGCTCCAGGTCATCATGCGGATCGAGTTTTGGCAGTTTGGCCTGTTCGACGATCGCACCTGCCTCCTGCAACTGCCGGGCGAGGTTTTCAACGGCAGCACTGATCTCGCCCGCCACCGGGAATCCCGGGATGGAAGCGGCGAAAGCGATCCGCAACGTCTTGAGGTCCACCTTCGGCATCTTCTCGACCGGCACCGCCGCAAGGTCGGTATCGCTGTCGTCTGGCCCGGCGATAATCCCGTAGACAAGCGCCAGATCCTCCACGTTACGCGCCAGCGGACCGAGGCAGGACATCAGCCGCACGCTGCGCGCGGCACCGCCCGGATCGGGAAAAGCGCCAGCCAGCGATATCCGATGTTCGGTTGGCTTGAGACCGTAGACGCCACAGAAGGCGGCAGGCAGGCGGATCGAATCCTGCATATCGGTACCGACCTCGAAGGGCGTCATGCCCGCGCATAACGCCGCCGCCGCGCCGCCACTGGAGCCACCCGGCGTGCGCTGAAGGTTCCATGGATTGCTGGTTCGGCCGAACAGCGGATTGCTGGACTGCCAGTCGCCCAACATGGTGGCGACATTGGTCTTGGCGAACAGCAGGCCGCCGGCGGCCTTCAACCTTGCAACCACCGGACTGTCCTGCCTGGCGGCATAGTCGGCGAAAGGTGGGAAGCCGACCGTGGTCTTCATGCCCGCCGTATCATGCATATCCTTGAGCGTGAACGGCACGCCATGCAGCGGCCCCAGAACATCACCGCGCGCCTGGGCCGCGTCAGCCTTTCTCGCGCGATCGCGGGCTCCTTCACGGTCGAGCGAGATGACGGCGTTGACCGTGTCGTTATGCGCATCGACCTGGGCAAGGTGAGCATCCAGTGCTTCCATTGCTGAAATCTTGCGCTTGGCAATTGCTGCCGCGATTTCGGCGATGGAGGAAAACGCGATATCCATGATCAATACTCCGCAACGCCGCGCATATCGATGGACATGGACAATTGCCGCGCGGCTTCAAGCCAAGATCACCATCGAAAGCACGGCGGTGCTTGATCGAAATTGCGGCGGAGCCGATTGAGGCCTGCGCCCTACGGCGCCCCCCTCTGTCCTGCCGGACATCTCCCCACTTGGGGAGATCGGCCGCATCACCAGCCGCGCTATTTCTTTCAGCGTCCGAGATTGGCGAAACCCGTCGCGCCATCCGATCTCACTCCTTGTGGGGGGAGAGGTCCGGCAGGACAGAGGGGGCGAAGGAACGCGACCTTGCCGCAAGATTGGAAGAAGCTGAAGCGCTACCCAAC contains the following coding sequences:
- a CDS encoding amidohydrolase family protein, producing MSFDLVVRGGTLPDGTIADIGIIGETIAAIEPVLEASAGTVIDAHGNLVSPPFIDPHFHMDATLSYGIPRINASGTLLEGISLWGELKPLLTHEAVRDRALAYCDWAVSMGLLAIRTHVDVCDDRLLAVEALLDVKKTIAPYIDLQLVAFPQDGFYRSPTARDNTIRALDMGVDIVGGIPHFERTMADGTRSVTELCEIAARRGLMVDLHCDETDDPLSRHIEQLAYETQRLGLQGKVAGSHLTSMHSMDNYYVSKLLPLIAEAGVSAIPNPLINIMLQGRHDTFPKRRGMTRVKEMLAMGIRVGWGQDCVLDPWYSLGTADMLDVAFMGLHVAQMSSPADMARCFDMVTNVNASIMGLDHLGLAVGKRASLVVLDAGNPIEALRLRPERLCVIARGKVVAERTRQDTRLSITGRPAAVNRRHSPSGQAQ
- a CDS encoding ABC transporter ATP-binding protein; this encodes MFRFFRSTENQRLVMRLLQESFRKHRFGYGIAILSMLVVAGMTAASALVMRDITNEFVISKRITQINLIAAAVAAIFTIKGLATFVQSYFMSRVGNAIIAERQRKIYDHILAQGIEFYHSTSSSDLINRMTNNAQAARNVLDLVVTSYVRDLVTLIGLLLVMFVQQPVLSLVSFIVGPIAIYSVNRILKRVRKISEMEFRSIGQIVQVMQETAIGVRVVKSFNLEASMRKRMDKAVTDVENRANSIATLEAGTSPIMETLAGFAIAGVILVSGFLVVEGGQTPGRIMAFITALLLAYEPAKRLARVRIALETGIVGVRMMFQLADRPLTLAEKPDAEPLKAGPGEIRFDHVNFAYQDGPPVLDQFDLTIEPGKMTALVGPSGSGKSTMLNLIMRMYDPQGGKVLFDGQDISQVTLASLRAKIAYVSQDTFLFAGTVMHNIRLGREDATDAEVIAAAKAANAHAFISSMPKGYETDVGENGGLLSGGQRQRISIARAMLRNAEILLLDEATSALDAESEALFREALQQLTVGRTTIVIAHRLSTVHQADTIVVLEAGKVVESGAHRTLLNQGGLYQKLYEYQLMP
- the ilvD gene encoding dihydroxy-acid dehydratase, with product MPAYRSRTTTHGRNMAGARGLWRATGMKDSDFGKPIIAVVNSFTQFVPGHVHLKDLGQLVAREIEKAGGVAKEFNTIAVDDGIAMGHDGMLYSLPSRELIADSVEYMVNAHCADAMVCISNCDKITPGMLMASLRLNIPTVFVSGGPMEAGKVVLGGKTQALDLVDAMVAAADDKISDEDVKIIERSACPTCGSCSGMFTANSMNCLTEALGLSLPGNGSTLATHADRKRLFVEAGHLIVDLAQRYYEQDDETALPRNIASKGAFENAMTLDIAMGGSTNTVLHILAAAHEGEIDFDQDDIDMLSRRVPVLCKVAPAKSDVHMEDVHRAGGIMAILGQLDNAGLLNRDLPTVHTATLGEALDHWDISRTTSQSVRDFFLAAPGGVPTQVAFSQDRRWDELDLDRETGVIRSAKHPFSKDGGLAVLKGNLALDGCIVKTAGVDESILKFTGPARVFESQDASVKAILSNEIKAGDVVVIRYEGPRGGPGMQEMLYPTSYLKSKGLGKACALVTDGRFSGGTSGLSIGHASPEAAEGGLIGLVQEGDTIEIDIPNRTINLAVGDAELAARRVAMEARGAAAWKPEEKRKRKVTTALRAYASMATSAAKGAVRYVPE
- a CDS encoding helix-turn-helix transcriptional regulator, whose amino-acid sequence is MNQLDATFAALADPTRRAILARLIQGDASVMELAEPFAMSQPSISKHLKVLENAGLISRGRDAQRRPCRLEAKPLAEANDWLERYRKIWEGNFTRLDALLGALKAEKNPGASEQ
- a CDS encoding SRPBCC family protein; this translates as MSTTSLPGSTVATLTVTTPSDREVQITRVFDAPRPMVFDCWTIPELLKGWLHGPDGWRLAVCEIDLRVGGATRYVWQHRDGQVMGMSGAYREIVRPSRLVATELFDEDWTGGETVGTVVFTEQTGKTLLTQTVLYASRAARDGALGTGMTGGMAESYAQLDAHLASLRAAAKGAA
- a CDS encoding VOC family protein, which gives rise to MQKITTFLWFDGEAEEAMNHYVSIFKNSKVLSVARWPQGHPQEGKVLVASFELDGVRFQALNGGPQYKFTEAMSLSIDCKTQAEVDHFWNKLTEGGGEPGPCGWLKDKFGVSWQVVPEQLPRLLQDPDRAKAGRVMNAMMQMKKIEIANLEEAATG
- a CDS encoding peptide chain release factor 3 produces the protein MAEDIEQEVARRRTFAIIAHPDAGKTTLTEKLLLFGGAIQLAGEVKAKKDRIQTRSDWMKIERERGISVVTSVMTFEYEGNVFNLLDTPGHEDFADDTYRTLSAVDSAVMVIDAAKGIEPRTLKLFEVCRLRDIPIITFINKMDRESRDPFEILDEIEQKLALDTAPITWPIGRGKTFSGTYHLSQNAVRKGDGEKERTPVNGPDSNRVAGLLPENEREAFIEELELAREACRPLDLEAFREGHLTPVYFGSALRNYGVRDLIEALGAFGPPPRAQEADTRKVEATEDKMTSFVFKIQANMDPNHRDRIAFVRVCSGKLERGMKAKLVRTGKPMSLSAPQFFFARTRVTADEAFAGDVVGIPNHGTLRIGDTLTEGEEILFRGVPNFAPEILRRVRLGDAMKAKKLKEALHQMAEEGVVQLFSPEDGSPAIVGVVGALQLDVLKERLNFEYTLPVEFEMSRFSICRWISADDKLEVHRFIEAHRGDIARDLDNDPVFLAQHAFSLNYEAERWKAIKFATIKDYQVRDQAA
- a CDS encoding FAD-binding oxidoreductase; its protein translation is MSTPKQVIVIGAGIIGASIAWHLVKAGARVTVITDSETGGIATPNSFAWINASFGNPEPYFRLRKRAMAEWNRLAKDLPGIPLTWCGSLCWDMPAAELEAYAAEHSSWGYGISRVDREQAARIEPNLVGLPGFALHVAEEGVAEPVSATRALLADAERHGARITAATVTALVETDGRISGVDTSHGLLSADEVVIAAGVGSPDIAATAGIKLPIETPPGLIVHSRPYKKLLNGLVLAERLHMRQTAEGRIIAGADFGGADPGDDADATAGALFAAMKAMLRDADGLELDFHTVGYRPTPIDGFPIIGRAEGADGLYVAVMHSGITLAPAVGLFAAREILDGERDPLLKPYGLARFAQ
- a CDS encoding amidase is translated as MDIAFSSIAEIAAAIAKRKISAMEALDAHLAQVDAHNDTVNAVISLDREGARDRARKADAAQARGDVLGPLHGVPFTLKDMHDTAGMKTTVGFPPFADYAARQDSPVVARLKAAGGLLFAKTNVATMLGDWQSSNPLFGRTSNPWNLQRTPGGSSGGAAAALCAGMTPFEVGTDMQDSIRLPAAFCGVYGLKPTEHRISLAGAFPDPGGAARSVRLMSCLGPLARNVEDLALVYGIIAGPDDSDTDLAAVPVEKMPKVDLKTLRIAFAASIPGFPVAGEISAAVENLARQLQEAGAIVEQAKLPKLDPHDDLEQGGVLIGMMMEAAQPEAPRQPTSVSRWFEALARRDTSILAWDRFLDAYDALLCPVAMTTAFPHCEPGTPIRVDGKDESYRMLPAYGAVFNYSGNPALSMPCGQDREGLPIGLQLVGKRWSESRLLAIAQAMAPLTGGFARPPGY